One Oryza glaberrima chromosome 10, OglaRS2, whole genome shotgun sequence DNA segment encodes these proteins:
- the LOC127753539 gene encoding geraniol 8-hydroxylase-like: MAALLLWLSWLLLSLLSIYLLDLLAHSRRCLPPGPRPLPLIGSLHLLGDLPHRSLAGLAKTYGPLMSLRLGVVTTVVASSPEVAREFLQKHDAVFATRSTPDATGDHARNSVAWLPPRPRWRELRKIMATELFSTRRLDALHELRQEKVAELVDHVARLARDGTAVDIGRVAFTTSLNLVARTIFSHDLTSLDDHGASKEFQQVVTGIMEAVGSPNLSDFFPALAAVDLQGWRRRLSGLFARLHRLFDAEMDNRRLHGMKEKDGDFLEVLLRLAARDDDVAGLDGDTLRSLFTDLFGAGSDTSSSTVEWAMTELLQNPISMAKLCDELRRVVGSRRLIEESEIGKLPYLQAVIKETFRLHPPAPLLLPRQATRTIQIMGYTIPKGTRVLINVWAMGRDEDIWPEAGKFMPERFLERTIDYKGGDLELIPFGAGRRICPGMPLAVRMVHVLLASLLIHFKWRLPAEVEGNRIDMTEKFGVTLAKANHLCAMAIPT; the protein is encoded by the exons ATGGCGGCTTTGCTCCTTTGGCTGTCATGGCTTCtactctccctcctctccatctACCTCCTCGACCTCCTCGCACACTCacgccgctgcctcccgccgggaCCCCGTCCGCTGCCGCTCATCGGCAGCCTCCACCTGCTCGGCGACCTGCCACACCGCtcgctcgccggcctcgccaaGACGTACGGCCCTCTCATGTCGCTCCGCCTTGGCGTTGTCACCACGGTGGTCGCTTCATCGCCGGAGGTCGCCCGCGAGTTCCTACAGAAGCACGACGCCGTCTTCGCCACCCGTTCAACCCCCGACGCCACCGGTGACCACGCCAGGAACTCCGTCGCCTGGCTGCCCCCCAGGCCGCGGTGGCGCGAGCTCCGCAAGATCATGGCGACGGAGCTGTTCTCCACTCGCCGGCTCGACGCGCTCCACGAGCTCCGGCAAGAGAAGGTGGCGGAGCTCGTCGACCACGTCGCGCGTCTGGCGCGCGATGGCACGGCGGTGGACATCGGCCGCGTGGCGTTTACCACGAGCCTGAACCTCGTCGCGCGCACCATCTTCTCGCACGACCTGACGAGCCTCGACGACCATGGGGCGTCCAAGGAGTTCCAGCAGGTGGTCACGGGCATCATGGAGGCAGTCGGCAGCCCGAACCTGTCGGACTTCTtccccgcgctcgccgccgtcgacctgcAGGGCTGGCGCCGGCGGCTGTCGGGGCTGTTTGCGCGGCTGCACCGGCTGTTCGACGCCGAGATGGACAACCGCAGGCTGCACGGAATGAAGGAGAAGGACGGTGACTTCTTGGAGGTGCTCCTGAGGCTCGCCGCGCGGGACGACGACGTGGCGGGGCTCGACGGGGACACGCTCCGGTCACTGTTCACT GACTTGTTTGGTGCAGGAAGTGACACAAGCTCTAGCACAGTAGAATGGGCAATGACCGAATTGCTTCAGAACCCAATATCAATGGCTAAACTATGCGATGAGCTAAGACGAGTTGTTGGGtcaagaagactaattgaagaaTCCGAAATTGGTAAATTACCCTATTTGCAAGCTGTCATAAAAGAAACGTTTCGACTACATCCACCAGCTCCGTTATTATTACCACGGCAAGCTACAAGGACGATCCAAATAATGGGTTATACAATACCTAAAGGTACTAGAGTGTTAATAAATGTGTGGGCTATGGGTCGAGACGAAGATATATGGCCAGAAGCTGGTAAGTTCATGCCGGAGAGATTCCTGGAAAGGACAATTGACTACAAAGGTGGAGATTTGGAGCTCATCCCATTTGGTGCGGGACGACGAATCTGCCCTGGAATGCCACTAGCTGTTAGAATGGTGCATGTACTTCTTGCATCACTGTTAATTCATTTCAAATGGAGACTCCCAGCTGAGGTAGAAGGAAATAGAATTGATATGACGGAGAAGTTTGGTGTGACTTTAGCAAAAGCCAATCATTTATGTGCGATGGCCATACCAACGTAA